In Chengkuizengella sediminis, a single window of DNA contains:
- a CDS encoding DMT family transporter — protein sequence MTDKNKGIILLILAALGFSLMAMFVKLSGDLPTTQKTFFRNLISAIISFGMVVYYKESLFGKRENQSILLLRSVLGTLGILFFFYSIDHLVLSDADMLNKLSPFLLIIFCAIFLKEKAKSYQIVAITIAFLGTLFIIKPQFSVDVFPYMMGVLSSIFAAGAYTTLRVLGKKEKSYTIVFYFSAFSTMILLPFLILFYEPMSLQQLIYLLLAGVFATVGQFGITLAYKFAPANEISIFFYMNVVFSAVISMIIFSQTPDVFSIVGYIVIFSAAFYMFVKNNHIANRTNPMTPPSKQ from the coding sequence ATGACAGATAAAAACAAAGGAATCATTTTACTAATACTAGCAGCGCTTGGGTTTTCATTGATGGCGATGTTTGTCAAACTTTCAGGTGATTTACCTACAACACAAAAAACATTTTTTAGAAATCTCATTTCTGCGATCATTTCTTTTGGGATGGTTGTTTATTATAAGGAGAGTTTGTTTGGAAAACGTGAGAATCAATCGATTTTATTATTAAGATCCGTTTTAGGAACGTTGGGTATTTTATTTTTCTTTTATTCCATTGACCATCTTGTTCTTTCAGATGCAGACATGTTAAATAAACTAAGTCCTTTTTTATTGATCATTTTCTGTGCTATCTTTTTGAAGGAGAAGGCCAAGTCTTACCAAATCGTCGCAATTACGATTGCTTTTTTGGGGACGTTGTTCATTATTAAACCGCAATTTTCGGTGGATGTTTTCCCATATATGATGGGCGTATTATCGTCTATTTTTGCAGCAGGAGCGTATACGACTTTAAGGGTTTTAGGAAAGAAGGAAAAGTCCTATACGATTGTTTTTTATTTCTCGGCTTTTTCCACCATGATTTTGCTTCCTTTTTTGATCCTTTTTTATGAACCGATGAGTTTACAACAGCTGATTTATTTATTATTAGCTGGGGTGTTTGCCACAGTTGGACAATTCGGCATTACACTTGCTTATAAATTTGCACCTGCAAATGAGATTTCTATCTTTTTCTATATGAATGTTGTATTTTCGGCAGTGATTAGTATGATCATCTTCAGTCAAACACCGGATGTATTCAGTATTGTTGGTTATATCGTCATTTTCAGCGCTGCCTTTTATATGTTTGTTAAAAATAATCATATTGCCAACAGGACAAATCCAATGACTCCGCCTAGTAAAC
- a CDS encoding carboxymuconolactone decarboxylase family protein, with protein sequence MSQRLEVEQGVYKAMMGMESYLNESELPKTLLELIKMRSSQINGCAFCMDMHAADAIKEGETNQRLHVLSAWRETNFFTSEEKVALALTEAVTILQEHEKIEKAFEEASLHFDKKKLNDILAAIVTINGWNRIAITAGMPIEKQ encoded by the coding sequence ATGAGTCAAAGATTAGAAGTAGAACAAGGTGTTTACAAAGCCATGATGGGGATGGAGAGTTATTTAAATGAAAGTGAATTGCCTAAAACGTTATTAGAATTAATTAAAATGCGTTCTTCACAGATCAATGGTTGTGCATTTTGTATGGATATGCATGCTGCAGATGCAATCAAAGAAGGAGAAACGAACCAACGTTTACATGTTTTGTCTGCTTGGAGAGAAACGAACTTTTTTACATCCGAAGAAAAAGTTGCACTGGCACTGACAGAAGCAGTAACCATTTTGCAGGAACATGAAAAGATTGAAAAGGCTTTTGAAGAGGCCAGTTTACATTTTGACAAGAAAAAATTAAATGATATTTTAGCAGCGATTGTTACTATCAATGGTTGGAATCGTATTGCCATAACGGCAGGAATGCCAATTGAAAAACAATAA